One region of Aeromicrobium sp. Sec7.5 genomic DNA includes:
- the rplW gene encoding 50S ribosomal protein L23, whose product MTTLPKDPRDVVLSPVVSEKTYNLIDDNKYTFVVHPDANKTEIKIAVEQIFDVKVTAVNTLNRKGKTRRTKSGLGKRKDTKRAIVSVAAGQSIDIFSSPS is encoded by the coding sequence ATGACCACCCTGCCCAAGGACCCGCGCGACGTCGTGCTGTCCCCGGTCGTCAGTGAGAAGACGTACAACCTCATCGACGACAACAAGTACACCTTCGTGGTGCACCCTGACGCGAACAAGACGGAGATCAAGATCGCCGTCGAGCAGATCTTCGACGTCAAGGTCACCGCGGTGAACACGCTCAACCGCAAAGGCAAGACGCGTCGGACCAAGAGCGGTCTCGGCAAGCGCAAGGACACCAAGCGGGCGATCGTCAGCGTCGCTGCCGGTCAGAGCATCGACATCTTCTCGAGCCCGAGCTGA
- the rpsS gene encoding 30S ribosomal protein S19 gives MPRSLKKGPFVDGHLEKKVDAQNEAGTHTVIKTWSRRSMILPSFIGHTVAVHDGRKHVPVFITDSMVGHKLGEFAPTRTFRGHEKDDRKAKRR, from the coding sequence ATGCCCCGCAGCCTGAAGAAGGGCCCGTTCGTCGACGGCCACCTCGAGAAGAAGGTGGACGCTCAGAACGAGGCCGGTACGCACACGGTCATCAAGACCTGGTCGCGTCGCTCGATGATCCTGCCGTCCTTCATCGGACACACGGTCGCCGTGCACGACGGCCGCAAGCACGTCCCCGTGTTCATCACCGACTCGATGGTCGGCCACAAGCTGGGGGAGTTCGCTCCCACCCGCACGTTCCGTGGCCACGAGAAGGACGACCGAAAGGCGAAGCGTCGATGA
- the rplD gene encoding 50S ribosomal protein L4, sunset domain variant, with amino-acid sequence MTMAQTIDVDLPVDIFDTQVNVPLIHQVVVAQLAAARQGTHSTKSRGEVSGGGKKPYRQKGTGRARQGSIRAPQYNGGGIVHGPTPRDYEQRTPKKMKAAALRGALSDRARSGRLHVVESFVTGDAPSTKAAIAAVQAVTTRHRVLVVIDRGDDVTAKSLRNLTGLVLLTFDQLNTYDVIKSDDVVFTKAAFDAFVAARSAEGVDTIKLSAAAVEASAAPAPAKPKAKPAKAAAAKADEPADDGVTKTQPYGPGSKAPLKSGNAPKGFDIKGNADSMKYHAPDGQWYDATIAEVWFDSEESAQAAGFTKAGE; translated from the coding sequence ATGGCACAGACGATCGACGTCGACCTGCCGGTCGACATCTTCGACACCCAGGTCAACGTGCCGTTGATCCACCAGGTGGTCGTGGCGCAGCTCGCCGCGGCGCGCCAGGGCACGCACAGCACCAAGTCGCGGGGCGAGGTGTCCGGCGGTGGCAAGAAGCCCTACCGCCAGAAGGGCACCGGCCGCGCCCGTCAGGGCTCGATCCGTGCCCCCCAGTACAACGGTGGTGGCATCGTCCACGGCCCGACGCCGCGTGACTACGAGCAGCGCACGCCCAAGAAGATGAAGGCCGCCGCCCTGCGCGGTGCCCTCTCGGACCGGGCCCGCTCGGGTCGCCTCCACGTCGTGGAGTCCTTCGTCACGGGCGATGCCCCGTCGACCAAGGCCGCCATCGCCGCGGTGCAGGCCGTCACGACCCGTCACCGCGTCCTGGTCGTCATCGACCGCGGCGACGACGTCACGGCGAAGAGCCTGCGCAACCTCACGGGCCTCGTGCTCCTGACGTTCGACCAGCTCAACACCTACGACGTCATCAAGAGCGACGACGTGGTGTTCACGAAGGCCGCGTTCGACGCCTTCGTCGCAGCTCGTTCGGCCGAGGGCGTCGACACCATCAAGCTCAGCGCGGCCGCCGTCGAGGCGTCCGCCGCCCCGGCGCCGGCGAAGCCGAAGGCCAAGCCGGCCAAGGCCGCTGCGGCCAAGGCCGACGAGCCGGCCGACGACGGCGTCACCAAGACCCAGCCGTACGGCCCGGGTTCGAAGGCGCCGCTCAAGAGCGGCAACGCGCCCAAGGGTTTCGACATCAAGGGCAACGCCGATTCCATGAAGTACCACGCGCCCGACGGCCAGTGGTACGACGCCACGATCGCCGAGGTCTGGTTCGACTCCGAGGAGTCCGCCCAGGCTGCGGGATTCACGAAGGCTGGTGAGTGA
- the rplB gene encoding 50S ribosomal protein L2, with translation MAIRKYKPTTPGRRGSSVADFAEITRTTPEKSLVEPLPKKGGRNNQGRITTRHQGGGHKRAYRIIDFKRYDKDGVPAKVAHIEYDPNRTARIALLHYADGEKRYIIAPEGLRQGMTVESGVGADIKTGNNLPLRNIPVGSVLHSVELRPGGGAKMGRSAGVRVQLVAKEGSRAQLRLPSGEMRYVDVRCRATLGEVGNAEQSNINWGKAGRNRWKGKRPTVRGVAMNPVDHPHGGGEGKTSGGRHPVSPWGKPEGRTRKRKASDQMIVRRRKSGR, from the coding sequence ATGGCAATCCGCAAGTACAAGCCGACCACCCCGGGCCGTCGTGGCTCCTCGGTGGCCGACTTCGCCGAGATCACTCGCACGACTCCTGAGAAGTCGCTGGTCGAGCCGCTGCCCAAGAAGGGCGGCCGCAACAACCAGGGACGGATCACGACTCGTCACCAGGGCGGTGGACACAAGCGTGCCTACCGCATCATCGACTTCAAGCGCTACGACAAGGACGGCGTGCCGGCCAAGGTCGCTCACATCGAGTACGACCCGAACCGCACCGCCCGCATCGCGCTGCTGCACTACGCCGACGGCGAGAAGCGGTACATCATCGCGCCCGAGGGTCTGCGCCAGGGCATGACGGTCGAGTCCGGCGTGGGTGCCGACATCAAGACCGGCAACAACCTGCCGCTGCGCAACATCCCCGTCGGTTCGGTGCTCCACTCGGTGGAGCTCCGTCCGGGCGGCGGCGCCAAGATGGGCCGTTCCGCCGGTGTCCGCGTCCAGCTCGTCGCCAAGGAGGGCTCGCGTGCACAGCTGCGCCTGCCGTCCGGCGAGATGCGCTACGTCGACGTCCGTTGCCGCGCCACGCTGGGCGAGGTCGGCAACGCCGAGCAGTCCAACATCAACTGGGGCAAGGCCGGCCGTAACCGCTGGAAGGGCAAGCGCCCGACCGTCCGCGGTGTCGCCATGAACCCGGTCGACCACCCGCACGGTGGTGGCGAGGGCAAGACCTCCGGAGGCCGTCACCCGGTCAGCCCGTGGGGCAAGCCCGAGGGCCGTACGCGCAAGCGCAAGGCCAGTGACCAGATGATCGTCCGCCGCCGCAAGTCCGGCCGCTGA